In Streptomyces sp. 840.1, one DNA window encodes the following:
- a CDS encoding heme-copper oxidase subunit III has translation MSVVATATTVETGHAHPSVNRPNLTSVGTIIWLSSELMFFAALFAMYFTLRSVTGPDHWKEMASSLNVPFSATNTTILVLSSLTCQLGVFAAERGDVKKLRAWFVITFVMGAIFIGGQIFEYTELVKKDGLSLSSDPYGSVFYLTTGFHGLHVTGGLIAFLFVLGRTYAAKRFTHEQATAAIVVSYYWHFVDVVWIGLFATIYLIK, from the coding sequence ATGTCGGTCGTGGCGACAGCAACGACAGTAGAAACCGGGCACGCGCACCCGTCGGTCAATCGGCCGAACCTCACCAGCGTCGGAACCATCATCTGGTTGAGTTCCGAGCTGATGTTCTTCGCGGCCCTCTTCGCGATGTACTTCACCCTGCGATCGGTGACCGGACCAGATCACTGGAAGGAAATGGCGTCGTCCCTGAACGTTCCGTTCTCGGCGACGAACACCACCATCCTGGTGCTCTCATCACTCACCTGCCAGCTCGGCGTCTTCGCCGCGGAGCGGGGCGATGTGAAGAAGCTCCGCGCCTGGTTCGTGATCACGTTCGTGATGGGTGCGATCTTCATCGGAGGCCAGATCTTCGAGTACACCGAGCTGGTGAAGAAGGACGGCCTCTCGCTGTCCTCGGATCCGTACGGCTCGGTGTTCTACCTGACCACTGGCTTCCATGGTCTGCATGTGACAGGCGGTCTGATCGCCTTCCTGTTCGTTCTGGGCAGGACATACGCAGCCAAGAGGTTCACCCATGAACAGGCGACCGCTGCCATCGTCGTGTCCTATTACTGGCACTTCGTCGATGTTGTGTGGATCGGCCTCTTTGCCACGATCTACTTGATCAAGTAA
- a CDS encoding c-type cytochrome, which produces MKKLSARRRHPLAAVVVLLLALAATGGLYAAFAPASKAQADETAQSLAIDEGKKLYSVGCASCHGTGGEGTTDGPQLVGVGSAAVDFQVGTGRMPAQQPGAQVPKKKVIYNQAEIDQLAAYVASLGAGPIVPTKSQVSPEGADVAKGGDLFRTNCAQCHNFTGEGGALTKGKFAPSLEGVDPKHMYEAMQTGPQSMPSFPDTTMPEQQKKDIIAYVQTVNSAQAESPGGLKLGGLGPVSEGLFGWIFGLGALIAVAIWVAAHTAKAKKS; this is translated from the coding sequence GTGAAAAAGCTCTCCGCACGACGACGCCATCCGTTGGCGGCGGTCGTCGTACTACTCCTCGCGCTTGCGGCTACCGGGGGGCTGTACGCCGCGTTTGCGCCCGCGAGTAAGGCGCAGGCCGACGAAACCGCCCAGTCCCTCGCCATCGACGAGGGCAAGAAGCTGTACTCCGTCGGTTGCGCCAGCTGCCACGGAACCGGCGGTGAGGGAACCACCGACGGTCCCCAGCTTGTCGGCGTGGGCTCCGCAGCCGTGGACTTCCAGGTCGGTACCGGCCGTATGCCCGCGCAGCAGCCGGGTGCCCAGGTACCGAAGAAGAAGGTCATTTACAACCAGGCCGAGATCGACCAGCTCGCGGCGTACGTCGCGTCGCTCGGCGCCGGCCCGATCGTCCCCACCAAGAGCCAGGTCAGCCCCGAGGGCGCCGACGTGGCCAAGGGCGGCGACCTGTTCCGTACCAACTGCGCCCAGTGCCACAACTTCACCGGCGAGGGCGGTGCCCTGACGAAGGGCAAGTTCGCTCCCAGCCTTGAGGGCGTGGACCCGAAGCACATGTACGAGGCCATGCAGACCGGGCCTCAGAGCATGCCGTCCTTCCCGGACACGACGATGCCCGAGCAGCAGAAGAAGGACATCATCGCGTACGTCCAGACCGTGAACAGCGCGCAGGCTGAGAGCCCCGGTGGCCTCAAGCTGGGCGGTCTCGGTCCGGTCAGCGAGGGTCTGTTCGGCTGGATCTTCGGGCTCGGCGCACTGATCGCAGTTGCCATCTGGGTCGCGGCCCACACCGCTAAGGCCAAGAAGTCATGA
- a CDS encoding ubiquinol-cytochrome c reductase iron-sulfur subunit, with protein MSSQEIPEENLPAEQVPAHGAVEGADDPFADPGLPAHKPRIQDIDERAADRSERVVAFLFTLSMLATVGFIASYVIFPVDQIVYIFPFGHVSALNFSLGLTLGVALFTIGAGAVHWARTLMSDVEVPAERHPIAAEPAVRAQVLADFAAGAEESVLGRRKLIRNTMFGALALVPLAGVVLLRDLGPLPEKKLRSTLWAKGKQLINMNTNEPLRPEDVAVGSLTFAMPEGLEEDAHDFQTQIAKAALMIIRIEPSNIKDKREREWAHEGIVAFSKICTHVGCPISLYEQQTHHVLCPCHQSTFDLSDGARVIFGPAGHALPQLRIGVNSEGNLEALGDFEEPVGPAFWERG; from the coding sequence ATGAGTAGCCAAGAGATTCCAGAAGAGAACCTGCCCGCAGAGCAGGTCCCCGCGCACGGCGCGGTAGAGGGCGCGGACGACCCGTTCGCGGACCCGGGGCTGCCGGCCCACAAGCCGCGCATCCAGGACATCGACGAACGGGCCGCGGACCGGTCGGAGCGCGTGGTCGCGTTCCTGTTCACGCTGTCCATGCTGGCGACGGTCGGCTTCATCGCCTCCTACGTCATCTTCCCGGTCGACCAGATCGTCTACATCTTCCCGTTCGGTCATGTGAGCGCGCTCAACTTCTCCCTGGGTCTGACCCTGGGCGTGGCGCTCTTCACGATCGGCGCGGGCGCCGTCCACTGGGCGCGCACCCTGATGTCCGACGTCGAGGTCCCGGCCGAGCGGCACCCGATCGCGGCCGAGCCCGCGGTCAGGGCGCAGGTCCTCGCGGACTTCGCCGCCGGTGCCGAGGAGTCCGTGCTCGGCCGGCGCAAGCTGATCCGGAACACCATGTTCGGCGCGCTGGCCCTGGTGCCGCTCGCCGGTGTGGTGCTGCTGCGCGACCTCGGTCCGCTGCCGGAGAAGAAGCTGCGCTCCACCCTGTGGGCCAAGGGCAAGCAGCTCATCAACATGAACACGAACGAGCCGCTCCGTCCCGAGGACGTGGCCGTGGGTTCGCTGACCTTCGCCATGCCCGAGGGCCTGGAGGAGGACGCTCACGACTTCCAGACGCAGATCGCCAAGGCTGCGCTGATGATCATTCGCATCGAGCCGTCCAACATCAAGGACAAGCGCGAGCGCGAGTGGGCCCACGAGGGCATCGTGGCCTTCTCGAAGATCTGCACCCACGTCGGCTGCCCGATCAGCCTGTACGAGCAGCAGACGCACCACGTGCTCTGCCCGTGCCACCAGTCAACCTTCGACCTCTCCGACGGCGCCCGCGTCATCTTCGGTCCGGCCGGTCACGCTCTCCCGCAGCTGCGGATCGGCGTGAACAGCGAGGGCAACCTCGAGGCGCTCGGTGACTTCGAAGAGCCCGTCGGTCCTGCATTCTGGGAGCGCGGATGA
- a CDS encoding ubiquinol-cytochrome c reductase cytochrome b subunit — protein sequence MSTATDTKRKAPAGEKMADWADGRLGIYSLAKANMRKIFPDHWSFMLGEICLYSFIIIILTGVYLTLFFHPSMAETVYHGPYEPMQGIRMSEAYASTLNISFDVRGGLLVRQIHHWAALIFLAGMFVHMMRVFFTGAFRKPREINWLFGFLLFVLGMFTGFTGYSLPDDLLSGTGVRFTQGAILSMPIVGTYISMFLFGGEFPGGDFVARFYSVHILLLPGIMLGLLVGHLILVFYHKHTQFAGPGRTNKNVVGMPLLPVYMAKAGGFFFLVFGVIAVIAGIASINPIWAIGPYRPDQVSTGAQPDWYMGFAEGLVRVMPGWEINLWGHTLVLGVLIPLVLFGLILGAIAMYPFIESWVTGDKREHHILDRPRNAPTRTAFGVAWITVYFIGLVGGGNDLWATHFHLSLNSISWFVRIFFFVGPVIAFVATKRICLGLQRRDREKVLHGRESGLIKRLPHGEFVEVHEPLSQGQLHTLTAHEQYAPVELGPLVDENGVKRKVSPVEKVRARLSKSFYGENNQIPKASPEEYKEITEGHGHH from the coding sequence ATGAGTACTGCGACCGATACGAAGCGCAAGGCGCCCGCCGGTGAGAAGATGGCCGACTGGGCGGACGGCCGGCTCGGGATCTACTCCCTGGCCAAGGCCAACATGCGCAAGATCTTCCCGGACCACTGGTCCTTCATGCTCGGTGAGATCTGCCTCTACAGCTTCATCATCATCATCCTCACGGGTGTGTACCTGACGCTGTTCTTCCACCCGAGCATGGCCGAGACCGTCTACCACGGTCCGTACGAGCCCATGCAGGGCATCCGGATGTCCGAGGCCTACGCCTCGACGCTGAACATCAGCTTCGACGTCCGCGGTGGTCTGCTGGTCCGGCAGATCCACCACTGGGCCGCGCTGATCTTCCTGGCCGGCATGTTCGTGCACATGATGCGCGTGTTCTTCACGGGCGCGTTCCGCAAGCCGCGTGAGATCAACTGGCTGTTCGGCTTCCTGCTGTTCGTGCTCGGTATGTTCACCGGCTTCACCGGCTACTCGCTCCCGGACGACCTGCTCTCCGGTACGGGTGTCCGCTTCACCCAGGGCGCGATCCTGTCGATGCCGATCGTCGGCACCTACATCTCGATGTTCCTGTTCGGCGGGGAGTTCCCGGGCGGCGACTTCGTCGCGCGGTTCTACTCGGTGCACATCCTGCTGCTGCCGGGCATCATGCTCGGGCTTCTGGTGGGCCACCTGATCCTGGTCTTCTACCACAAGCACACCCAGTTCGCGGGTCCCGGCCGGACCAACAAGAACGTCGTGGGCATGCCGCTGCTGCCGGTGTACATGGCCAAGGCCGGAGGCTTCTTCTTCCTGGTCTTCGGTGTCATCGCCGTCATCGCGGGCATCGCCTCGATCAACCCGATCTGGGCCATCGGCCCGTACCGCCCGGACCAGGTGTCCACCGGCGCCCAGCCCGACTGGTACATGGGCTTCGCAGAGGGTCTCGTCCGAGTGATGCCTGGCTGGGAGATCAACCTCTGGGGTCACACGCTCGTCCTGGGCGTGCTCATCCCACTGGTGCTCTTCGGGCTGATCCTGGGTGCGATCGCGATGTACCCGTTCATCGAGTCCTGGGTCACCGGGGACAAGCGCGAGCACCACATCCTGGACCGCCCGCGCAACGCCCCGACCCGTACGGCCTTCGGTGTCGCGTGGATCACGGTGTACTTCATCGGTCTGGTGGGCGGCGGTAACGACCTCTGGGCGACGCACTTCCACCTGTCGCTGAACTCGATCTCGTGGTTCGTCCGGATCTTCTTCTTCGTCGGACCGGTCATCGCGTTCGTCGCCACCAAGCGGATCTGCCTCGGCCTCCAGCGCCGGGACAGGGAGAAGGTGCTGCACGGGCGTGAGTCCGGGCTCATCAAGCGCCTGCCGCACGGTGAGTTCGTCGAGGTCCACGAGCCGCTGTCGCAGGGCCAGCTGCACACCCTCACCGCGCACGAGCAGTACGCGCCGGTCGAACTCGGCCCGCTGGTCGACGAGAACGGCGTCAAGCGCAAGGTGTCGCCGGTGGAGAAGGTGCGCGCCAGGCTCAGCAAGAGCTTCTACGGCGAGAACAACCAGATCCCCAAGGCGTCCCCCGAGGAGTACAAGGAGATCACCGAGGGCCACGGCCACCACTGA
- the trpD gene encoding anthranilate phosphoribosyltransferase, with protein sequence MNVVTPVGGDSVAARTWPGVLTPLLRGEDLSADDTAWAMDRIMSGEATDVQIAGFAVALRAKGETVTEVTGLVRAMYEHATTIHVPGRTVDIVGTGGDMAKTVNISTMSAIVLAGAGAKVVKHGNRASSSASGSSDVLGKLGVNLDLPPQRVVEVAEEAGITFCFAVKFHPALRYAAKARAELGAPTTFNILGPLTNPAQVRSQAIGVADLRMAPIVAGVLAERGNSALVFRGDDGLDELTTTATSRVWVARDGVVREQAFDPRDVGLELVPVEALRGADASYNADVARRLLAGETGPVRDAVLLNAAAALVALDPGDGTLDEQLAAGMAKAAESIDSGSAGRALERWVAASNA encoded by the coding sequence ATGAACGTTGTGACCCCGGTCGGCGGCGACAGCGTGGCGGCTCGTACCTGGCCCGGCGTGCTGACCCCGCTGCTGCGCGGCGAGGACCTGAGCGCGGACGACACCGCGTGGGCGATGGACCGCATCATGAGCGGCGAGGCGACCGACGTGCAGATCGCCGGCTTCGCGGTGGCCCTGCGCGCCAAGGGCGAGACCGTCACGGAGGTGACCGGCCTGGTCCGCGCGATGTACGAGCACGCCACCACGATCCACGTGCCCGGCCGCACGGTCGACATCGTCGGCACCGGCGGCGACATGGCCAAGACGGTCAACATCTCCACCATGTCCGCGATCGTCCTGGCCGGGGCGGGCGCCAAGGTCGTCAAGCACGGCAACCGCGCCTCCTCCTCGGCCAGCGGCTCCTCGGACGTACTGGGCAAGCTCGGCGTCAACCTGGACCTGCCCCCGCAGCGCGTCGTCGAGGTGGCCGAGGAAGCGGGCATCACCTTCTGCTTCGCGGTGAAGTTCCACCCCGCCCTGCGGTACGCGGCGAAGGCCCGCGCGGAGCTGGGCGCCCCGACCACCTTCAACATCCTGGGTCCGCTCACCAACCCGGCCCAGGTGCGCTCCCAGGCCATCGGTGTCGCCGACCTGCGGATGGCGCCCATCGTCGCGGGCGTGCTCGCCGAACGCGGCAACTCGGCGCTGGTCTTCCGGGGCGACGACGGTCTGGACGAGCTGACCACCACCGCGACCTCCCGGGTCTGGGTGGCCCGCGACGGTGTGGTGCGCGAGCAGGCCTTCGACCCGCGCGACGTCGGCCTGGAGCTGGTGCCGGTGGAGGCGCTGCGCGGCGCCGACGCCTCGTACAACGCCGATGTGGCCCGTCGGCTGCTGGCCGGTGAAACGGGGCCCGTACGGGACGCCGTCCTGCTCAACGCGGCGGCGGCGCTGGTCGCGCTCGACCCGGGCGACGGCACGCTCGACGAGCAGCTCGCCGCCGGTATGGCGAAGGCCGCCGAGTCCATCGACTCCGGATCCGCGGGGCGCGCGCTGGAGAGATGGGTCGCGGCCAGCAACGCCTGA
- a CDS encoding aminotransferase class V-fold PLP-dependent enzyme, with amino-acid sequence MSVFTAAADQSICTPLPVLGKDVTVPLVTGGEVTYAALDYAASAPALQRVWDDVAAYAPYYGSVHRGAGYLSQLSTDLFESSRVTVAEFLGCRADDQVIFTRSTTDSLNLLAAAVPADCQVFVFETEHHASLLPWRDARVTYLNAPRTPAQAVATLERALADRDPYGPALVCVTGASNVTGELWPVKELAAAAHAHGARIVLDAAQLAPHHPVDISELDVDWVAFSGHKLYAPFGSGVLAGRSDWLRDAEPYLAGGGASRKVARRADGGVDVEWHTTAARHEAGSPNVIGVYSIASACKALTEAGFDSLVAREQQLVSEVRAGLAEVPEVKVLSLFGDDAPRVGVISFVVEGWNSSHFAAALSAEYGIGVRDGLFCAHPLVRTLLGSDPQDVGECGAPEAEPGERSLNAIRVSFGAGTPDEHIERFVRAVKELVSEGAQWKYRTEDGRCVPDRGTAQH; translated from the coding sequence ATGTCTGTCTTCACCGCTGCCGCCGACCAGTCCATTTGTACCCCGCTGCCCGTTCTGGGCAAGGATGTGACGGTTCCGCTGGTGACCGGCGGTGAGGTCACGTACGCCGCACTGGACTACGCCGCCAGCGCCCCGGCCCTGCAGCGCGTGTGGGACGACGTCGCCGCGTACGCGCCGTACTACGGCAGCGTCCACCGAGGCGCCGGCTACCTCTCGCAGCTCTCCACGGACCTCTTCGAGTCCAGCCGCGTGACCGTCGCGGAGTTCCTCGGCTGCCGCGCCGACGACCAGGTGATCTTCACCCGGTCGACCACCGACTCGCTCAACCTGCTCGCGGCGGCGGTCCCCGCCGACTGCCAGGTGTTCGTCTTCGAGACCGAGCACCACGCCTCGCTGCTGCCCTGGCGCGATGCCCGGGTGACCTACCTGAACGCCCCGCGCACCCCTGCCCAGGCCGTCGCCACGCTGGAGCGGGCCCTCGCGGACCGCGACCCCTACGGCCCCGCGCTCGTCTGCGTCACCGGAGCCTCCAACGTCACCGGTGAGCTGTGGCCCGTCAAGGAGCTCGCTGCCGCCGCGCACGCCCACGGCGCCCGGATCGTCCTCGACGCGGCCCAGCTCGCCCCGCACCACCCCGTCGACATCAGCGAGCTGGACGTCGACTGGGTCGCCTTCTCCGGCCACAAGCTGTACGCGCCCTTCGGCTCCGGCGTGCTGGCCGGCCGCTCCGACTGGCTGCGCGACGCCGAGCCCTACCTGGCCGGCGGCGGCGCCTCCCGCAAGGTCGCCCGGCGCGCCGACGGCGGGGTGGACGTCGAGTGGCACACCACCGCCGCCCGCCACGAGGCCGGTTCGCCCAACGTCATCGGCGTCTACTCCATCGCCTCCGCCTGCAAGGCGCTCACCGAGGCCGGTTTCGACAGCCTGGTCGCCCGCGAGCAGCAGCTGGTCTCCGAGGTCCGCGCCGGACTCGCGGAGGTCCCCGAGGTCAAGGTGCTCTCACTGTTCGGTGACGACGCGCCCCGGGTCGGCGTCATCTCCTTCGTGGTGGAGGGCTGGAACAGCTCGCACTTCGCCGCCGCGCTCTCGGCCGAGTACGGCATCGGGGTGCGCGACGGACTGTTCTGCGCCCACCCGCTGGTGCGCACCCTGCTCGGCAGCGACCCGCAGGACGTCGGCGAGTGCGGCGCGCCGGAGGCCGAGCCGGGCGAGCGGTCGCTCAACGCGATCCGGGTCAGCTTCGGTGCCGGTACGCCGGACGAGCACATCGAGCGCTTCGTGCGGGCCGTCAAGGAGCTGGTGAGCGAGGGCGCCCAGTGGAAGTACCGCACCGAGGACGGCCGTTGCGTCCCGGACCGGGGCACCGCCCAGCACTGA
- a CDS encoding Lrp/AsnC family transcriptional regulator, producing the protein MITAIVLIKTSVDRIPEIAEAVAALDSVSEVFSVTGTYDLIAMVRVAKHDDLAEVIPGRISKIPGVEGTDTHVAFRTYSQHDLEAAFAIGLDG; encoded by the coding sequence GTGATCACCGCGATCGTGCTCATCAAAACCAGCGTGGACCGGATCCCCGAGATCGCCGAGGCCGTCGCGGCGCTGGACAGCGTCAGCGAGGTCTTCTCGGTCACCGGCACGTACGACCTGATCGCCATGGTCCGGGTGGCCAAGCACGACGATCTGGCCGAGGTCATCCCCGGCCGGATCAGCAAGATCCCCGGCGTCGAGGGGACCGACACCCACGTGGCGTTCCGTACGTACTCGCAGCACGACCTGGAGGCGGCCTTCGCCATCGGCCTGGACGGCTAG
- a CDS encoding rhomboid family intramembrane serine protease, which produces MIDRRAAAGRLLRAATSGGPPVTYALIALCCVVFAISPLSGLAPVYGSADALLSAQAGYFERWGVIPSELWDGSAHALLTPLTALFVHGSWLHLLGNVLFLYVFGAMAEERMGHTEFAFFYLGCGYLALLAYAAAHATSDQTLVGASGAISAVLGAFLYLFPRARVTSVFPFLLFLPLRFPAWIVLIFWFVLQWLAAEGAGSGPGVAYLAHVVGFAVGFLYAWGRYGRGARVKSPATATEGESQP; this is translated from the coding sequence ATGATCGATCGGCGGGCTGCGGCCGGCAGACTCCTGCGGGCGGCCACCTCGGGCGGGCCGCCGGTCACCTACGCCCTCATCGCCCTGTGCTGCGTGGTCTTCGCGATCAGCCCGCTCTCCGGGCTCGCCCCGGTGTACGGCAGCGCGGACGCCCTGCTGTCGGCCCAGGCCGGGTACTTCGAACGCTGGGGCGTGATCCCGAGCGAACTGTGGGACGGCTCCGCGCACGCCCTGCTCACCCCGCTCACCGCGCTCTTCGTGCACGGCAGCTGGCTGCATCTCCTGGGCAACGTGCTGTTCCTGTACGTGTTCGGAGCGATGGCCGAGGAGCGGATGGGCCACACCGAGTTCGCGTTCTTCTACCTCGGCTGCGGCTACCTCGCCCTGCTCGCCTACGCGGCCGCGCACGCCACGTCCGACCAGACGCTCGTCGGCGCCTCGGGGGCGATCTCGGCGGTGCTGGGCGCCTTCCTCTACCTCTTCCCCAGGGCCAGGGTCACCAGCGTGTTCCCGTTCCTGCTCTTCCTGCCGCTGCGCTTCCCCGCCTGGATCGTGCTGATCTTCTGGTTCGTGCTCCAGTGGCTGGCCGCGGAGGGCGCGGGCAGCGGCCCCGGCGTGGCCTATCTCGCCCATGTGGTCGGCTTCGCCGTCGGCTTCCTCTACGCGTGGGGGCGCTATGGGCGTGGGGCTAGAGTGAAGTCTCCAGCCACGGCCACCGAGGGAGAAAGCCAGCCGTGA
- a CDS encoding NYN domain-containing protein — protein MEQPAGGAASDDAADDAVEMLDRPLPEGVRRRVVALVSDAFGGLTVTELPAQLRQYARFTPTRRAKFAGNAMAAALEGDAVFRRRIGERLRETQPELSAALEAGSPPAAADPLDVAAAAYVLRPDGWVKLLAAAGEEAQRADAERADDESRRELEGLREELAQARAQTKSETERLRSDLDAARKEAESLQRKLRSAANEVKRGEAALRRGRAESDAVRAEAAAQVSAAESETRRLRSRLGEAEASVEAGRRAAREGRSVEDMRLRLLLDTVLEAAGGLRRELALPPSSMRPADTVDAVEPGRMSPKDVAARALSDTDPALLDQLLALPQAHLIVDGYNVTKTGYPQLPLEKQRLRLLGGLSMLAAQTGAEMTCVFDGAELAAPVLLAPPRGVRVLFSRAGVTADELIRQLARAEPSGRPVVVVSTDREVADGVAKAGARPVASVLLLKRLSRV, from the coding sequence GTGGAGCAGCCCGCCGGCGGCGCCGCGTCGGACGACGCGGCCGACGATGCCGTGGAGATGCTCGACCGCCCGCTGCCCGAAGGTGTACGGCGCCGGGTCGTGGCGCTGGTGTCGGACGCGTTCGGCGGCCTCACGGTCACCGAACTCCCGGCTCAGCTCAGACAGTACGCCCGGTTCACGCCGACCCGGCGTGCCAAGTTCGCCGGGAACGCGATGGCGGCCGCCCTGGAGGGCGACGCCGTCTTCCGGCGGCGCATCGGTGAGCGGCTGCGGGAGACCCAGCCGGAGCTGAGTGCCGCCCTGGAGGCCGGCTCGCCGCCCGCCGCCGCCGATCCCCTGGATGTCGCCGCCGCGGCCTACGTGCTGCGCCCGGACGGCTGGGTGAAGCTCCTCGCCGCGGCGGGCGAGGAGGCCCAGCGGGCCGACGCCGAACGCGCCGACGACGAGAGCCGGCGCGAACTGGAGGGGCTGCGCGAGGAGCTGGCCCAGGCCCGCGCACAGACGAAGAGCGAGACCGAACGGCTGCGCAGCGACCTCGACGCCGCCCGCAAGGAGGCCGAGTCGCTCCAGCGCAAGCTGCGCAGCGCGGCCAACGAGGTGAAGCGCGGCGAGGCCGCGCTGCGCCGGGGCAGGGCCGAGAGCGACGCCGTACGCGCCGAGGCGGCCGCCCAGGTGTCCGCCGCCGAGAGCGAGACCCGCAGGCTGCGGTCCCGGCTCGGCGAGGCGGAGGCGTCCGTCGAAGCGGGGCGCCGGGCCGCCCGTGAGGGGCGCTCCGTCGAGGACATGCGGCTGCGGCTGCTGCTGGACACGGTGCTCGAAGCCGCCGGCGGACTGCGGCGCGAACTGGCCCTGCCGCCCTCCTCGATGCGCCCGGCGGACACCGTCGACGCGGTCGAGCCCGGCCGGATGTCGCCCAAGGACGTTGCCGCCAGAGCGCTTTCGGACACCGATCCGGCGCTGCTGGACCAACTGCTCGCGCTGCCGCAGGCACACCTCATCGTGGACGGCTACAACGTCACCAAGACCGGCTATCCGCAGCTGCCGCTGGAGAAGCAGCGGCTGCGGCTGCTGGGCGGTCTGTCGATGCTCGCCGCCCAGACGGGCGCGGAGATGACCTGCGTCTTCGACGGGGCCGAGCTGGCGGCTCCGGTGCTGCTCGCGCCGCCGCGCGGGGTGCGGGTGCTGTTCAGCCGGGCGGGCGTCACGGCGGACGAGCTCATCCGGCAGCTCGCGCGTGCCGAACCGTCGGGGAGGCCCGTCGTGGTGGTCTCCACCGACCGCGAAGTGGCCGACGGAGTGGCGAAGGCGGGCGCGAGACCCGTTGCGTCCGTCTTGCTTCTGAAGCGGCTTTCACGTGTTTGA
- a CDS encoding C40 family peptidase: MASHRRPRNPSRARVTVLTATAAAAVALTSQAAHADPKPTKSEVKAKVDKLYHEAETATEQYSGAKEKQEKLEKQVGALQDKVARGQEELNTLRSGLGSLAAAQYRSGGIDPSVQLFLASDPDSFLDQASSLDQLSAKQAESLTKIQEKQRSLAQERKEAQDKLADLADVRKTLGEKKKQQQGKLAEAQKVLNTLTAAEREKMRADDQRASRSAGDRVDLGSEVPASARGAAALQAASTQQGKPYVSGGTGPNSFDCSGLTQWAYAQAGVQITRTTYTQINQGTQIGRSQLKPGDLVFFSNTSHVALYAGNNTVLHAPKPGAVVRYESMNTVGSYQTAVRI; encoded by the coding sequence GTGGCGTCCCACCGTCGTCCCAGGAACCCGAGCCGCGCCCGTGTGACCGTGCTCACCGCGACCGCCGCTGCGGCCGTGGCCCTCACCTCCCAGGCCGCTCACGCCGACCCCAAGCCGACCAAGAGCGAGGTCAAGGCGAAGGTCGACAAGCTCTACCACGAGGCGGAGACGGCCACCGAGCAGTACAGCGGGGCCAAGGAGAAGCAGGAGAAGCTCGAGAAGCAGGTCGGCGCGCTGCAGGACAAGGTGGCCCGCGGTCAGGAGGAGCTCAACACGCTCCGCAGCGGCCTCGGTTCGCTCGCCGCCGCGCAGTACCGCTCCGGCGGCATCGACCCCTCGGTGCAGCTCTTCCTCGCCTCGGACCCGGACAGCTTCCTCGACCAGGCCTCGTCGCTCGACCAGCTCTCGGCCAAGCAGGCCGAGTCGCTGACGAAGATCCAGGAGAAGCAGCGGTCCCTCGCGCAGGAGCGCAAGGAGGCCCAGGACAAGCTGGCCGACCTCGCCGACGTCCGCAAGACGCTCGGTGAGAAGAAGAAGCAGCAGCAGGGCAAGCTCGCCGAGGCCCAGAAGGTGCTCAACACCCTCACCGCCGCCGAGCGCGAGAAGATGCGCGCGGACGACCAGCGCGCCAGCCGCTCCGCCGGTGACCGGGTCGACCTGGGCAGCGAGGTTCCCGCCTCCGCACGTGGCGCCGCCGCTCTCCAGGCCGCCTCCACCCAGCAGGGCAAGCCGTACGTCTCCGGCGGCACGGGCCCCAACTCGTTCGACTGCTCGGGCCTGACCCAGTGGGCCTACGCCCAGGCCGGCGTCCAGATCACCCGCACCACGTACACCCAGATCAACCAGGGCACCCAGATCGGGCGCAGCCAGTTGAAGCCGGGCGACCTGGTCTTCTTCAGCAACACCTCGCACGTGGCCCTCTACGCGGGCAACAACACCGTGCTGCACGCCCCGAAGCCGGGCGCCGTGGTCCGCTACGAGTCGATGAACACCGTCGGCAGCTACCAGACCGCCGTGCGCATCTGA